The genomic interval TCGGCGTAATGGGCCAGCCCTTCTTGTTCATCAACTGCTCAATAGACGTCGTGCCACAAACACCACAAGCAGACGTAGTCAGCACATTGCGTTGGGCTGCCACGAGGTTTAGTTCGCGTACCGGTTGGAAAGTTGGGATGTGGAGTGCTTCGTGTTGGCTGCCTTCGGGATTATGGGAGGGATTCTGGACGGGATCCCGGGCCGGATTGTCTTTGGGGATGACATCAAGTTCTAAGACGTTGTACGTATTTTGATTATCTGGGCCAACAGCTCCTGCACAATAGCGGGCGGTAAAAACCTCAGAAGCATCCGTGATCAGACCTTCTGACAAGAGGAGGCCATGCACCAACTCAATATCATGGCCGGGCGTGCGCATAGTGGTGGTAAGCGCAGTGCCATTAACCCGAATTTCTAGAGGCTCCTCCACCGCAACAGTATCCGGACGAGTGTTAACAAAAACTTGCTCGTCAGTGGACACAACGCGTGGGACCTGCAAGTTTTGGGTAATCCGACCCATTTTTATTTAGCCTCCGGGTAATTTTTAGCGATGATTTCTTGAAGATGCAGAGCATTAACCAACGTGGACTCGGCCCAATCATCAGTGCTTGTTCCAGAACGGCCAGCAGCTAAACCAAGAAGGAAAGACGTCATTGGTGCCGCTGGTCGAGAAGGGCCATGCGCAACATCACGCGTGAGATTCAACAGGTGGGGGACAACCTCTGCGAGAATGTCTGGATCAATATCCAGCTCTGTGCACACAGTGTCGAGCCATTGATACATTTTCTGCATCTTCTCGGCTTCGTTGTTTTTGCTTGGGGTGGTGTCCACAGTGAAACTCGTTTCTGATGATGGCTGCAATTGTAAAACTGCAATTATAAATAAGCCCGCATCCTCGTTTATTTAAACAAGGAAGCGGGCGCGGAAAATTCCCTGGTGTTTTTCTAAGAAGCAGTACGTCCTGTTGCTTCAAGGCGAACCACAACTGACTTGGACACTGGAGTGTTGGATTTTTCAGCTACTGAATCCAATGGAACCAATACGTTGGCCTCAGGGAAATACGTGGTGACGCAGTCCCTCGCGGTGTCATATTCCACCACTCGGAAATTCGGTGCTCGGCGTTCGCCATCATCAAAGACAGAGACGATATCGACGATGTCTCCATCCTTGAGACCACGTTGCTTACAATCTTGAGGATTGACGAACACTACGCGGCGACCATTGCGAACACCGCGGTAGCGGTCATCCAGACCGTAAATCGTGGAGTTGTATTGATCATGTGAACGTACCGTGTTCATAAGCAAATAGTCCTTGGGTAGCTCAATCACATTGGTTTCATTAACCGTCAATTGGGCCTTGCCATTGGATGTGTTGAAGATGCGCTCACGAGGTCCGTTGGGGAGGAGGAATCCACCGGGGTTGTCGATGCGACGGTTGAAATCGTGGAACCCAGGAATGGTGGCCTCGATGTGATCGCGGACCACATCGTAGTTATCAATCATCGGCTGCCAGAAGGCATCACCGAAGGTCTGCTTACCGATGGTTCCAATGATGTCGCATTCGGACTTCAAATTCAGATCCTTGTTGGCGGTTCGTTTACCAGTGGATGCGTGAACAGCGCCGGCAGAATCCTCAACTGTCACACGCTGGACGCCTGACTTTTGGACATCCTTATCTGTTCGAGCAATCACCGGAAGGATAAGTGACTGCTCACCAGGCCATGCTTGTGAACCATTGGGCTTGGTCGACAGATGCACCGTCAGCTCATTGGATTCCATGCCCTTTTCGACAACAGACGTATCTGAGGACACTCGAACAAGGTTGCCACCGAGGGAGAGAAAGAACTTGGTCTTGCCTTCGCGCATGGCTCGCAGGGAATTTACCGTGTCGAAGCCGTGCTTGCGGGGCACATCGAAACCAAACTCGTTTTCAAGAGCAGCAAGGAATGCCTCCGGCATTTTCTCCCAAATACCCATGGTTCGATCACCCTGGACGTTTGAGTGCCCACGAAGCGGGGCAGTGCCTGCGCCAGGCTTACCAATATTTCCAGTAAGCAGCAGGAAGTTCACCATTTCACGGATGGTGTACACAGCGTTCTTATGCTGGGTGACCCCGAGAGTCCATGACACCACCACGGTGTCAGACTTTTCCACCATGTCAGCGGCCTTGTTGATCTCCGCTGCCGTCAGACCGCATCCCTTGAGCAGAACCTCATCATCGAGTGATTTGAGGTGCTCGATGGTTTCATCCACACCTGAACAGAATTTATCCAAGAATGCATGATCTAGGGCATCTCTACGGATGAGTTCCTTGTTGAGCGCCTGGAAGAATGCGCGGTCTCCATCAAGACGGATCTGCAAGTATTCATCAGCAAGTTTGTCTGAAATGCTCAACGCGCCCTTGACTGATTGGGGCTCACGGAATTTCATCAGACCGGTCTCTGGCATGGGGTTCAGCGCCAGAATCTTGCCACCGTTTTCCTTCAATTCTTTGAAAGCCGTCAACGCACGTGGGTGGTTGGTGCCCGGGTTTTGTCCCACGGAAATCAACAAATCAGTGTTGTAGAAATCCTCCATCACCACGGATCCCTTGCCCAAACCCAAGGTCTCACCCAAGGCAGTACCGGTGGACTCGTGGCACATGTTTCCACAGTCTGGAAGATTATTTGTGCCAAGTCGGCGGGCTAGAAGCTGCAGCATATAAGCCGGCTCATTGGGTGCTCGACCAGAGGTGTAAAACACCGCTTCATCTGGCTCGATCTCGCGGAGCTTCGACGCAATGATCGCAAATGCACGATCCCAAGAAATAGGGCGGTAGTGATCATCGCCAGAAGAACGATCATAAAACATGGGCTCGGTGATTCGGCCACGCTTTCCCAGCCAGTGATCGGTCTTTTCCCGCAGATCATAAATAGAATGCTCTGCCCAGAACTCTTTGCCGGCACGATCAGGTGTTGTTTCCTCGGCGACCGCCTTGGCACCGTTCTCGCAGAACTCAACCACACCAAGGTTGGCAGTGGAAGGCTCAGGCCAAGCACAACCAGGACAGTCGATGCCGCCTGGTTTATTCATGGTGAGCAACGGCAGCAGGGCACGATTCGGAACAGCATGCTGGAGCGCATGCAAAACGCCTGGCACACCAGCAGCAGAAGTAATGCGCCGTCCCACATCCGGATCATCAAATTCATTCGCGGTGGGATTCACGTTCGAAATCTCAGTTGGAGGGGTTGTCATAGGTCACAGTCTAGACCCGGCAATTGAACCCATGCCGAAAAATGAATTCTTCAATCTATATGGGGGTATGTGGAAAACCTAAAATCAAGAGGACTCCCAGCACATGCGATAAAATCTCACATGTCGTTTGATACTGCAAAGTACCGAATCGCACTGTTAGTTTTTCAAGGGAAGCCGGTTAACAATCCGGCGCTGACCCGCAACCGTAGATCACCTTCGCCTGGAGTTTTCACGCAAAGGGGACAAGCCGGATTACTTGGAAAACTGACATTGACTTAGAACCTTTTTGTCGTGGACTACGAAAAGCTTGCATCTTCAAATTCTGCGCACAAAGTGTTCTAAGACGACGTCTGCCCATCGGCGCTCTAATGCACATTACAGCGTTTACAGAATTGAAAATGAAAGGTTCAAAGCCTTGACCATTACTTTTAGCCGCGTTGCTCTGACCACCCTGGCAGTCACCGCAACCACTTTGTCCCTGAGCACTGCTGCGAATGCACAGTCTTCCTTGTTGGATAAGACTCTTGATGCCCGTCAGTGCATCGATGCAGACAACGTCTGGGTCTCAGTTGACTATGGTGCAGATTCCGAAAAAGAACCAGAGGGCGCATGTGCCACCGAGTTCACTGATGGTGTTGTAGCTCTTGAATCTGCTGGGTTCAAACTGACCTTTGACGAATCTGAAATGGGCAAATACATGACCGGTATCAACGGAGTTGTTCCTGATTGGGTTGAAACTGGAACTTACTGGAGTTACTACTCTGGTGAAGTCGCAGATGATTACAGCGTGGACTACACCTACTACGAGGTTGGTGCATCTAATTCTGAACCTGAAGGTGGAACTGTTGAGGCTTGGGTTGTTGGCACCGGCGAGGAAACACCAGCACTCGAGACTCTTCCTGAAACTCCAGCAGCAACCGGATCTTCTGAAGACGGCGGCTGGATTGCAGTCATCGCAGGTCTTCTCGCACTGATCGGTGGTGGAGTTGCAGCTTTGTACCAGGGCTTGATCACTATCCCAGGTCTGGTTCTGCCTAAGTTTTAAGCAACCTAACCTAAAGCTTCAAACAAGAGTGCCCACCGACCCTTCAAGATCGGTGGGCACTTTAGGTTTGCTCCACGAAGCAAGCCAACAAAATCTTTAGACCCGAGGCACCCCGGCCTCCCCGAAGTCACGCTCGACGCCGAAAGCGGCGCGGCGGCTGGCGCGTCGTAAAGCACCTAAAACGGGTTTGGCTGTGAGCAGTAATAGCACTGAGGTGAAGAAGGCGCGGCCGAGATCCCAACCCATGGATGTGGTGAGGCAGAACAGCATGAAGGTGTGGAGGTTTTCCAGGACGGGCGCGCCGGGTGTGAAGGAAAGCCCGCTGGTGACACCGATGGCGTAGGGCCAGAAGCTCATGTTCATCATGGTTCCGTAGCCGAGTGAAGAGACGATGGCGTATAGGACGATGATGAGCATTTCCTTTTTGCCGCGTACTTGGGGGAGTAGGCCGGCGCCGAAGCTGACCCAGGCGGCTGCGAGCATTTGGTAGGGGAGCCACGGTCCGATTCCTGCGGTGAGCAGCGCGGATGCGAACAGTCCGGTGTTGCCGAGGATGAATCCGAAGCCGGGTCCGAAGGCTCGTCCGCCGAGGATGAGGACAAAGAAGACTGCTTCAAAGCCTGCTGCGCCGGCACCGAATGGTCGGACTACGGCAACCATGGCGGTGAGGACGCCGAGCATGGCTACGGCTTTAACGTCGAATCCGTTTTCACTGATTTCGGCGATGACAGCGGCCAGCACGAGGGGAATGACGATCGCGATGTAGAGGGGCGCTTGGGCTTTGTCGGACAGGAAGGATTCCGGGTTGACGATCAGCGGCCAGAAGAAAATCACGATGCTCAAAACCGCAAGGAAGCTTAAGGTGAGGAAGGTTTTGGGCTTGAGTGTGATGGCGTTGATCATGAGATTTCACCATGCCCTAGCGCAGCTTTCACGGCCGAGACTGTGAGCCAGTGTGATTCCTCTTGGATGCCGGCGGTGATTTTTGCGACTTGTGGGGCGTAAGCCGGTGATGCGGGGAGGATTTCTACGGCTGTGCCATCGGAGATGATCTTTCCAGAGGCCATAAACAACACTCGGTCGGCGCACAGTGCAGAGAATTCCACGTCGTGGGTGACCACCAAAATGGCGTGGCCGTCGTCTGCGAGTTGTTGGAAGGAGCGGGCGAGGGATTTCTTGCCGTCGTAGTCTAGGCCGCGGGTGGGTTCGTCGAAAAATACCACGCGGGGTTTTGCGGCGAGTTGGATGGACAGCGCGAGGGAGAGCTTTTGGCCTTCTGATAGATCACGTGGGTGGAGATGGTCCGGGATATTCGGGACCAGTGAATCCAGGATTTCCCGCGTGGTGCCGGCGGGTGCTGCGGCATCTTTATCAGAGCGTGCGAGCTCTGCATGCACGGTTGATTCATACAAAATATCGGTCGGTGTTTGCGGAACCATGGACACAAGATTGCGCCGCTTGGCGGGCTTTAAAGTTTTGGGGTCTGTCCACGAAAATCCCGCGGCCTCATCAAGCACCTGCACCGAGCCCTGATTTCTAGTCCCTGAACCTTGTAAAGCCCACAGCAGGGATGATTTTCCGCAGCCGTTTCGGCCCATGAGCACGGTAATTTCACCGGAGTTGAGATTCAAGTTCACGCCGTCAACGGCACGGATTTCGGGGAAATCAACCATGATATCTTCGGCGATCAAAAGTGGCTGGACAGCGTGGTTGTGTAATTTGTTCACCACTAAACCACGCTGATACAGGCGTTTGCGCATGTCAGCGGAGTGTGCGCGTGCATCGCGGATCGATAGCGGTAGGGGAGCCCAGCCAGCCCAGCGTCCTAATTCCACAATGGGTGGTGCCACATCAGAATCAGCCATGATTTCTTCCGGCGTCCCAACAGTGACGTGCCCATCAGCGCCCACATGCGCCACGCGGTCCACGTACTGCAGTACGCGCTCGATGCGGTGTTCAGCAAGCACTACGGTCATCGCCAAGTCATGAGCCAGCTTGGTTACGGTTGCCAGCACATCCTCGGCACCATTAGGGTCCAAAGCGCTGGTTGGTTCATCCAAGATAATCAGCGCGGGGCGAGTGGTCAGCACCGCGCCAATCGCCACGCGCTGCTGCTCACCACCAGATAGTTCCGCCAATGGCACGTATCGCAGCTCCGCGATGCCTAAAAGATCAAGGGTTTCCTCTACGCGCTTGCGCATGACCGCAGGTGGGAGCCCTAATTGCTCCATGCTGTAGGCAAGTTCTTCTTCAACCGTGTTGGTGATAAAACTTGCCGCCGGATCTTGCCCAACGACGCCGACCACGTCGGAAAGCATGCGTGGTGGGAAATCACGCGTATCCCGGCCGACCACGCGCACGCGCCCATCAAGTCGGCCGCCGGTCGCATGCGGCATCGCGCCGGACATCGCGTTCAGCAGCGTCGATTTGCCGGAGCCGGTGCGCCCCACAACCAGCAGGATTTCGCCTTCAAAAAGCGTCAGATTCACGTCGCTGATCTGCGGCGCCGCCAGCGTGCGCTCATCGTCATAATACGAGGCAGCGACGCTTTCCAGTTCCAGCACGGGGTCCGTCGACCACGCAGTGCGCGCGCTAAAAGGAGCACTCATTAAACTTCGGCCCTTTCTGGGCTATTTATTGCTTTTCGACGCTTGACCCTCACTTTGTTCTTCGGCAAGCGGGGCGTCAAGAATCCTGGCATCGTCGCCACAACAAGTCCTGCCACAACGAGCAACGGAACGGTGTCTGGCATATGCAAAGGAACCCAGGTGGTGATCATGGAACCTGGATCAAGGTATCGTGTCAGCGCAGCCATGAGCAGCGGAATCACACCTGTGATGCACACAAGCCATTCCGCAGCACCCCAAGGCAACTGATCAAAAGTGGTGGATGTTTTTCTATGTGAAGCAACGACCAACGAAATGATCAAGAAGCCCACGCCGGTAATAAACACCGGAACGGCAACGAACATCGGTGATGATGCATCTAAGACCACAAACAGACCAACGGTCACGCCGAGTATTCCGAATGCACCAAAAATAGAGGTCACACGCTGTTGGAATTTGGATACATGAGCCTGCCTGCCATAACCACGGGCATCCATGGAATTAGCCAGGGCCAAAGACCTATCCAAAGTGTCCTGGAAAACCGGCATCAAAATCCGCGCGAAACCACGAACACCTTTGGCATCATCACCACGCAAGGTTCGTGCACGATTAATGCGGAACGCCGACTCAGCCATCTGAGGTGCAATGGAAATACCGATGACCACCGCAGTTCCCAGTTCGCCCAATGCGCCAGGCAACGATTTGAGCAGCTTCTTGGGATCCGCCAAAGAGTTCGCAGCACCCACCGCCACGATCATCGTTCCAAGCGTTAAGCCTTGCGTCGTCGCGATGATCAGACCCTCGAGATACACCGTGCCAAACACGTGGATACCCGCAGCCCATTCCGGCAACTGCACCGGCGGGATCCGAAACAGTTCAATGGTGCCAATTTTTGCTCCCACCACAATGTGCATGACCAACCGGTACACCACGAGCCAACCCGCGATCATCAAATAGATCGGGAAAGCACGCGACCACGGCGATGACCCACGACGGTTAAACACCACAAAACACAACGTGGCAAAAGTGAGCGCCAAAATATAAGGATTGTTGGTCATGCTGGCACAACCAGCAATACCCAACGCCCACACCCACCACGCCCAGGGATGAACCATCCGCCGGGACAGCACATATCGCTCAATCCATTTCACGAAGCTTTAACCCTGGACCTCTGAACGACGAATCGCCCACGCCGCCACAGCAGACGCTGAAACCAAGGAAATGACAGCCAGTGTGAGTCCAATGATCCATCCCTGAGCAGAAGAATCCACCGTGCCTGTGGCGTACGTCTGCTGCGTCGAACCCTCAGCCATGACGTCTCCATCTTGGCCCGCAGGCGCCATAAGAACCTGCGTGGTCATCGGATCAACTTCAGGAGCTTCTGCCACCGCTGTTGCCTGCGGTTGGCTATTTGCTTCACCAGCCCCAGCTGGGGCTTGGACAGCAGCAGTGGTCTTAGCGGCTGCTGCAGCAACCAAGTTCTCGTACTGACCTTTAGTAATCGAGTTTCCTTCAGAATCCTGATACACCAATACCTCATTAGGGTTCTCAGGGTTTACCTCAGCAGTGGGTTCAGCTGCTTGTCCTCTTGCCGAACCAGCTCCAGCCCCTGCGATAGGAGCTTCAGTAGTTTCAGTGGGCTCTTCGTCACCCCCTAAATCGGCGATAGGGGACTCGGAGGTTGGGGTTGTGGTGATGAAATCATTTGGATCAAAATCAATTTTGTAATCCGGATCCGCGGAGTCTAACCCCAACTCCGCCTGAGATTTACTCACCGGGATCGCGCCGGGACGATCAGTATCTCCCCAATACCACGCTTCAACAGTGCCGGGTTTGGGGTAGTAGAGGAAAGCTCCAAGGTTGCTGTATTCCCATTCATCTCCGCCGAGGGGAGCATGCCAATAAGACCAATAAGCTTCAGCAGGTGATGCGGTCATGCAATCGTCCACATCAGGACCTGGGAAATCATTGATTCGGCACAAGAATTCTGGAAACTGAACGGTGGTTTCCACATCAAATCCGGCATCAAGAAGCGTTTGATAGCCATTTCCGCCGGCGTCAGCACAGCCGATGGTGTTGCCCTCAACCATCACTGTCACTTGGTCGTCTTCACAAGGCGTGGTCAAGGCGTGCGCAGAAGGAACCCATGGCGATATGGCAAGAACAATCCATAGTGCGACTGCAGCTGCAAAAGACTTCAGCGACAGGTGAAAAGTTGAGGTTCGAGACATCACTGTACTTCTCTCAGATGTTAAAACTGCAGGTTAGCCATCATTGGTCCCATGACACCAGCGATGGCGGCAAGGATGGCCAAGATGGCGATGATAATTCCAGCGCCGCCAATTCCACCGGTGGATCCCTCTGAATCAGCTGGGGGAGTTGGAATTTCTGGATCTGGAGTTGGATCTACTGGGTTCGCAATGGTGATCAGTTTATCGTTGGCGTAGTTACCGCCTGCAAAACCTAATGCTGCTTGGCCAGTTGCGCGTCGAATCTGATCGCTAATCGCAGTGTTGGTTTCCTTAGCCTTCACGGTGAAAGCAAAGCCACCCTGAATCGATGGGTCTGCATCTTCGCCAAATTGAACAGATGCCAGGTATTCACGAGCCTTGAGGTAGTTTTCCTCATCGCCCGCAAGAGCAAAAGCGGATCCGACAATTCCCGTGGAGTTGGAATTCACACCGGTCCAAGTATTTTTGACACCACCGGTCTCATCCATCGTGGTGACGAGGTAATCGAGAGTGGCTTGTGTGGTTGGATCCTGCGCACCATTTGCCAGAGTCAAAGCCTGTGCAGCCATTGCAGTGACATCGGAATCCGTGGTTTTGCATGTAGGTTCGATTGCTGAGGCTAATTGGACACCACCGTCGGAGCACACTTGAGTTTTAAGGAATTCTGTTGCGCGCTCGGCTGCTTCGGTTTCACCGACGCGGTGCAGAGCTAGAACGCCCCAGGCCTGGCTGAAGTTATTAATTGCAGTTGTGGCTTCACCATTATCTAAGTTTTTGATCTGACCGTTTTCTTGAACAGCGCTGACAAGTTGCGCGATAAAATCAGCATCTCTGACGCCGAGGGCATCTTGGAAAGCTACGGTCTTGGCTAGACGATCGCTGAAGATGTAGTCAGAAACTGAGACATAGCCCTCGAGCTCCGGAGCAATTGCAGCATATGCAGCGTCGATCTCTGGAGAATCAGGGGCAAGCGCATTTAGGGACAGCAACAGATCCTGATTGAGCCCAATATCTGGAGTACCTACAGGCCCAGGGATGAGGCCATTCGTTGCAAATTCTTTTTCGATGAATTGGGTAGCTAATTGAATATCCGATGATGCATCCTGTGCAGCAACGACCTGTGGAGCCAACAGGGAAACACCGGTTGCTAAAGCCACGGTTGCAGCAGACCAGCGAATGGTTCTCTTCCCACGTAGATGAGCCATGAAAACATGTCCTTAAAATGAATTGGAGAAATGTTCTGACCCCGCTTTAAGGCACACATTACTGCGCTTCAATACGGGCTTCAGAACCGTAATCCTCGACGGTTTGGAGCCACTCATTTCTTATTCAGGTGATCCGGCTTAATGCAATACCTGGTGAAAGCGATTGCATAATACGGTTGCGGGTCAGCTTCGGGTTCTCACCGAAATTCCCCTGAAAAAGAACGGATGGTGTCCTACACCATAAAATCACCATCGGTGCTGGTCAAATGAAAGCCCCCGTAGGGGTGGCAGGGAAAATGTAAGTTCTTGCGAAGATTTTTTAAGAATCTGTGGCTATCCAATAGCGTCGCATTCCACGGATCGTGGATTCATAAACTCCACCGCACTTTTCGATGACGTTCCTGGACGCTTCGTTATCTCCTGCGACGCACAGCAAAACCTTGTCGATGCCCAAGGCCTGAGCTTCATGAACACCGAGTTTCAGCGCTGCGGTTGCAGCACCTTTTCGACGCGCAGACGGGCGCACGCCGTAACCAATGTGGCCCGCGACTTCCAGGAGATGTTGGTTCAGCTCGTGCCTTAAAGCTAAGAATCCGACAAGAACATCGTCATCATCAACGATCCAGAAATAGCTGCAGTGCACAAAACCTTCCGGTGGTGGAACCGAAGGATCGGCCGCGTCAGTGCGCTCCTTGAGGTAGTGGTGAAATCCTGCTTCGGAATAGTCGATGGGAAGATAGTTCTCGAAATAACCCGAGCCGTGGATGGGGCCTGATCCGAATTCTTCCAAAGCCTCTTTCCACATGGCGTGGCCTGACAAATGCGGTGAGATTAATTTGTACATCGGGCCAGGTTAGCAGCGCTAACCGTGCCCCGCGTGGGGCACGCGGGGGAGGGCTGATGGAGGGCGGCGTCGATAAGCGTGCTAGGAAGTTTGTGTTTTAGTGTTCACTTGCTGTACTCTGTCCGTTTGGACTTTGCACCAGAAAACTCTATAGAGCACAACGGTGTTTTAAAGATCCATGTAAACGTAAACACCTACTTTGTTGTAGGCCCCCCGCCATGAATGGCGATCCGTGTGGGAAATGGTAGCGAGCAAACCGACTATTGAGTTCGGTGAGCGTTGAGTGGCCAGAAAACACACGGTTAACGTCCAAGGTGGGAAGGGAACCCCAACGAGAAAGGCATCAGGTCGTCTCTAATGACAATGACTGATCCAATCGCCGACATGCTGTCGCGCGTGCGCAATGCTAGCAATGCGCACCACGACACCGTGTCCATGCCATCCTCCAAGATCAAGGCAAACATCGCCGAGATCTTGAAGCAGGAAGGCTACATCGCTAACTACACCGTTGAGGATGCAAAGGTCGGCAAGACCCTGTCCCTCGAGCTGAAGTACAGCAACACCCGTGAGCGCTCCATCGCTGGTCTGCGCCGCGTTTCCAAGCCTGGTCTGCGTGTATACGCTAAGTCCACCAATCTGCCACAGGTTCTGGGCGGCCTTGGCGTGGCTATCATTTCCACGTCACAGGGCCTCCTGACCGACCGTCAGGCTACCGAGAAGGGCGTAGGCGGAGAAGTCCTCGCCTACGTCTGGTAATAGGGAGGATTGACTAAATATGTCACGTATCGGAAAAGAACCGATCACCATCCCATCCGGTGTCGAAACCAAGATTGACGGACAGCTCGTTGAGGTTAAGGGTCCTAAGGGCACCCTGAACGTTAACGTTCCAGAGCCAATCTCCGTTGCAGTGGAAGACGGCAAGATTGTCGTCACCCGCCCGGATGATCACCGCACTAACCGTTCCCTCCACGGTCTCTCCCGCTCCCTGGTTAACAACCTGGTTGTCGGCGTCACCGAGGGCTACACCATCAAGATGGAAATCTTCGGTGTCGGTTACCGTGTCGCGCTGAAGGGCAAGGACCTTGAGTTCTCCCTCGGCTACTCACACCCAGTTCTGATTGAAGCTTCTGAAGGCATCACTTTCGCAGTTGATGGCAACACCAAGCTTTCAGTTTCTGGCATCGACAAGCAGAAGGTTGGACAGGTCGCAGCAGTGATCCGCCGCCTGCGTAAGGACGATCCTTACAAGGGTAAGGGCATCCGCTACGAGGGTGAGCAGATCCGCCGCAAGGTCGGAAAGACGGGTAAGTAAGCAATGAGCAACACTGAAAACAAGCAGAAGCGCGTTTCCGTTGGCAAGGACATCGCGACTCGTCGTCGCGTTGCCCGTGCACGCCGCCACTTCCGCATCCGCAAGAACCTGCGTGGCACCCCAGAGGCTCCACGTTTGGTTGTCCACCGCTCTTCTCGCCACATGCACGTTCAGATCATCGATGACGTTGCAGGCCACACCCTGGCTGCAGCTTCTTCCATCGAGGCTGAGGTTCGCGCAACTGAGGGCGACAAGAAGGCTAAGGGCGCAAAGGTCGGTCAGCTGATCGCCGAGCGCGCTAAGGCTGCTGGTATCGAGCAGGTCGTCTTCGACCGCGCTGGTTACAAGTACCACGGCCGCGTTGCAGCTCTCGCTGACGCCGCTCGTGAAGGTGGTCTGAAATTCTAATGATGACCATTTCTAAGAACATCAACGGAAGGATTGCGTAATGCCGGGACGTGAACGGCGTGACGGCGGACGCTCCGCCGACGACAACAAGCAAAACGATCGCAACGAGCGTCGTGGCGGAGGCCGCCGCGATGACCGTCGCAATCAGCAGCAGGACGAGCGCTCACAGTACATCGAGCGTGTAGTCACCATCAACCGTGTGTCCAAGGTCGTCAAGGGTGGTCGTCGCTTCA from Corynebacterium glutamicum ATCC 13032 carries:
- a CDS encoding prenyltransferase/squalene oxidase repeat-containing protein, with amino-acid sequence MAHLRGKRTIRWSAATVALATGVSLLAPQVVAAQDASSDIQLATQFIEKEFATNGLIPGPVGTPDIGLNQDLLLSLNALAPDSPEIDAAYAAIAPELEGYVSVSDYIFSDRLAKTVAFQDALGVRDADFIAQLVSAVQENGQIKNLDNGEATTAINNFSQAWGVLALHRVGETEAAERATEFLKTQVCSDGGVQLASAIEPTCKTTDSDVTAMAAQALTLANGAQDPTTQATLDYLVTTMDETGGVKNTWTGVNSNSTGIVGSAFALAGDEENYLKAREYLASVQFGEDADPSIQGGFAFTVKAKETNTAISDQIRRATGQAALGFAGGNYANDKLITIANPVDPTPDPEIPTPPADSEGSTGGIGGAGIIIAILAILAAIAGVMGPMMANLQF
- the rplF gene encoding 50S ribosomal protein L6, producing MSRIGKEPITIPSGVETKIDGQLVEVKGPKGTLNVNVPEPISVAVEDGKIVVTRPDDHRTNRSLHGLSRSLVNNLVVGVTEGYTIKMEIFGVGYRVALKGKDLEFSLGYSHPVLIEASEGITFAVDGNTKLSVSGIDKQKVGQVAAVIRRLRKDDPYKGKGIRYEGEQIRRKVGKTGK
- the rpsH gene encoding 30S ribosomal protein S8, whose amino-acid sequence is MTMTDPIADMLSRVRNASNAHHDTVSMPSSKIKANIAEILKQEGYIANYTVEDAKVGKTLSLELKYSNTRERSIAGLRRVSKPGLRVYAKSTNLPQVLGGLGVAIISTSQGLLTDRQATEKGVGGEVLAYVW
- the rplR gene encoding 50S ribosomal protein L18; protein product: MSNTENKQKRVSVGKDIATRRRVARARRHFRIRKNLRGTPEAPRLVVHRSSRHMHVQIIDDVAGHTLAAASSIEAEVRATEGDKKAKGAKVGQLIAERAKAAGIEQVVFDRAGYKYHGRVAALADAAREGGLKF
- a CDS encoding GNAT family N-acetyltransferase; amino-acid sequence: MYKLISPHLSGHAMWKEALEEFGSGPIHGSGYFENYLPIDYSEAGFHHYLKERTDAADPSVPPPEGFVHCSYFWIVDDDDVLVGFLALRHELNQHLLEVAGHIGYGVRPSARRKGAATAALKLGVHEAQALGIDKVLLCVAGDNEASRNVIEKCGGVYESTIRGMRRYWIATDS